A stretch of Rhododendron vialii isolate Sample 1 chromosome 4a, ASM3025357v1 DNA encodes these proteins:
- the LOC131321615 gene encoding uncharacterized protein LOC131321615, whose protein sequence is MGKNSDQTHQKHRERVESVLSLLRKQSPLTLKQEKFCNNACVERFLKSKGDNVKKASKQLRACLSWRESIGTDHLIADEFSSELAEGIAYVSGHDDESRPVMIFRIKQDYQKLHSQKLFTRLLVFTLEVAVQSMPRNADQFVLLFDASFYRSASAFMNMLLATLKIVADYYPGRLYKCFVIDAPSLFSYLWKGVRPFVELSPLINVVSSLDFEESMEFNDFYSCPRSSSLRFDPSSTAKIGPCSSTRFSFSVSHSLDSLKPWHLSLTDTSSLKSGPTTNPTSGSNPLGPALISTLNARSFSFASPVARTPRGGGFYPLTPLPQKTQMADAAVSVNRPMTPKPSSSSSFLQSPATFFRKECHVGKSERSRDSFLPFLKLYRRPYDEMTYRSKMRPPLGGLISIVSPHLVRRRHVSVSQRF, encoded by the exons atgggaaagaacTCAGACCAGACCCATcagaaacacagagagagagttGAATCAGTCCTTTCCCTCCTCCGTAAACAATCTCCCCTCACCCTCAAACAG GAGAAGTTCTGCAACAACGCTTGTGTTGAAAGGTTTTTGAAATCCAAAGGTGATAATGTTAAGAAAGCTTCGAAGCAACTGCGGGCTTGCCTCTCTTGGAGAGAATCTATCGGCACTG ACCATTTGATAGCTGACGAGTTCTCGTCCGAGCTCGCCGAAGGCATAGCTTACGTGTCCGGTCATGACGACGAATCCAGACCCGTTATG ATTTTCCGGATTAAACAAGACTACCAGAAGCTCCACTCGCAGAAATT GTTTACTAGGTTGCTGGTGTTTACACTGGAGGTTGCTGTTCAATCCATGCCCAGAAATGCTGATCAATTTGTACTACTCTTTGATGCGA GCTTTTACAGATCAGCATCGGCGTTCATGAACATGCTATTGGCAACGCTCAAGATCGTAGCAGATTATTACCCTGGAcgtctatacaagtgtttcgtgaTTGATGCTCCCTCTCTGTTCTCTTATCTCTGGAAG GGGGTCCGGCCCTTCGTTGAGCTATCACCGTTAATTAACGTCGTTTCCTCACTCGACTTCGAAGAGTCAATGGAGTTCAACGACTTCTACTCCTGCCCGCGATCCTCGTCCCTCCGATTCGACCCCTCATCGACGGCCAAGATCGGCCCTTGCTCCTCCACTCGCTTCTCCTTTTCCGTCTCCCATAGCCTCGACTCCCTCAAGCCCTGGCACCTCTCGCTGACCGACACGTCATCGTTGAAGTCGGGCCCCACAACGAACCCCACCTCGGGTTCTAATCCCCTGGGCCCGGCTCTGATCTCCACCCTCAACGCCCGGTCCTTCTCCTTCGCATCGCCCGTTGCCAGGACGCCACGTGGCGGGGGATTCTACCCGCTGACACCGCTGCCACAGAAGACACAAATGGCGGACGCCGCCGTAAGCGTCAATCGTCCGATGACTCCGAAgccatcgtcgtcgtcgtcgtttCTCCAATCGCCGGCAACGTTCTTCCGGAAGGAGTGCCACGTCGGCAAGTCGGAGAGATCGCGGGATTCGTTCCTGCCGTTTTTGAAGCTGTATCGACGGCCCTACGATGAGATGACTTACAGGTCAAAGATGAGGCCCCCGCTGGGCGGGCTGATCTCCATTGTTTCTCCGCATCTGGTCAGGCGTCGCCACGTGTCGGTCTCGCAACGGTTCTGA